The Leadbettera azotonutricia ZAS-9 genome has a window encoding:
- a CDS encoding pallilysin-related adhesin, with protein sequence MTRTFLKVITTLVFVFVALGIGVLVVFPSLWNPKKADEYRQTRIVIPQAMIPETGTEENIAERMAREDQLTIKAPLADGEIMALVLNEDLDGDHQDEQIVAYRNLLEIESPIYLTYIDYDESQRGYRRVWSAPTAATRPGTISLYTQDLVGDRSICILLAGMNGLGEHTLTIFRKPQGDAAPDFTKIAELRIDGSITVREAERAQAYQLGMSRGASFPIVAYGRDYDSPNIMDQVEITYAYNAINGLYEQSGIIPVPGTQIEQRRVRELLGNPGAFEDFITGLWYYISPQGTIDLKQYIYFDPSSREIIFYGDETQQVFTWQNSSATRYGLYVASQNISVTTLRRSIDIELETLDSIRVKVFEDVRLKIVVNPPWDGSYRKAGPMENRPAGQAKGSAHIDASYDGSIGKIRFSPDGNYELNVGGAVRAGKYAFFGLENRELLELRSGSGERETYLVESQDASEEGKNRKALTLLRIRLGARGIQELHEGTISLTLAGE encoded by the coding sequence ATGACACGAACCTTCCTAAAAGTTATAACCACCCTGGTTTTTGTTTTTGTCGCATTGGGAATTGGGGTTTTGGTGGTTTTTCCTTCACTCTGGAATCCCAAAAAGGCTGATGAATACAGGCAGACCAGAATAGTCATACCCCAGGCAATGATCCCCGAAACCGGGACAGAGGAAAACATAGCCGAGCGCATGGCCCGGGAAGACCAATTGACCATCAAGGCGCCCCTGGCTGACGGCGAAATCATGGCCCTGGTTTTAAACGAGGATCTTGACGGGGATCACCAGGACGAGCAGATCGTGGCCTACCGCAACCTCCTGGAAATTGAAAGCCCTATCTATCTTACCTATATTGATTATGACGAATCTCAAAGAGGATATAGGCGTGTCTGGAGCGCCCCCACTGCGGCAACGCGGCCGGGAACAATTTCTCTTTATACCCAGGATCTTGTGGGCGACCGGAGCATCTGCATACTCCTCGCGGGCATGAATGGCCTGGGCGAGCATACCCTCACCATTTTCCGGAAACCCCAGGGCGACGCCGCTCCCGACTTCACCAAAATAGCAGAGCTCAGGATAGACGGCTCCATCACGGTCCGGGAGGCTGAACGAGCCCAGGCCTACCAGCTTGGCATGTCCAGAGGCGCGAGCTTCCCCATAGTGGCCTACGGCAGGGACTATGATTCCCCCAATATCATGGATCAGGTGGAAATCACCTATGCTTATAATGCGATCAACGGCCTTTACGAACAAAGCGGCATAATTCCGGTGCCAGGCACCCAAATCGAGCAGCGCAGGGTGCGCGAGCTTTTGGGGAACCCCGGGGCTTTCGAAGATTTCATCACCGGCCTCTGGTACTATATCAGCCCCCAGGGGACCATAGATTTAAAGCAGTACATCTATTTCGATCCCTCTTCGCGGGAGATAATTTTCTACGGCGACGAGACCCAGCAGGTCTTTACCTGGCAGAATTCCAGCGCCACCCGCTACGGCCTCTATGTCGCAAGCCAGAATATTTCTGTAACTACCTTGAGGCGTTCCATAGATATAGAATTGGAAACCCTGGACAGCATCAGGGTCAAGGTTTTTGAAGATGTGCGCCTCAAAATCGTCGTTAACCCTCCCTGGGATGGTTCTTATCGCAAAGCAGGGCCCATGGAAAACCGCCCAGCCGGCCAGGCCAAAGGCAGCGCCCACATCGACGCCTCCTACGACGGCTCTATCGGCAAGATACGCTTCTCCCCTGACGGCAATTACGAACTCAACGTAGGCGGCGCCGTCAGGGCAGGCAAATACGCCTTTTTCGGCCTCGAAAACCGTGAACTCCTGGAGCTCCGTTCGGGGAGTGGGGAGCGGGAGACCTACCTTGTCGAATCCCAGGATGCGTCAGAAGAAGGCAAAAACCGCAAGGCCCTTACCCTGCTCCGCATACGTCTGGGAGCAAGGGGCATACAGGAACTGCATGAAGGGACTATCTCGCTGACACTGGCCGGGGAATGA
- a CDS encoding SPOR domain-containing protein: MGLTDKTPFFFIPIFILIFSLGAIPFLDAQSPATSNSVLLASELEKLEKAPPMEKHDALVRIARLSQLSGDKEKAAQAWYDAAYTDKSRRDDAALLNACRMYIALGEYEKAGTCVGAILGSNQDPGMLARARLLQAQLEAFEKNDPRPLAPFIADPAYAAQRPEIYYTLWQISGSSSWKSKLLAEYPQSPESRMASGAIAQAATPQWLLFPGRDSIATASSQTAAPSTAPSSGGEPQPAISAGGSPGILQTGLFGREANAQAMADVLKQAGFQPQVTRRRVNGSEYWAVMVPAGSSMGATIMQLKNAGFESFPVFE; encoded by the coding sequence ATGGGATTGACTGACAAAACTCCGTTTTTTTTCATCCCAATCTTCATCCTCATTTTTTCTCTTGGCGCAATTCCGTTTCTGGACGCCCAGAGCCCGGCAACTTCAAACAGCGTCTTATTGGCATCGGAACTTGAAAAGCTTGAAAAAGCCCCCCCTATGGAAAAACACGACGCCCTTGTCCGCATTGCCAGGCTGAGCCAGCTCTCGGGGGATAAAGAAAAAGCCGCCCAGGCATGGTATGACGCAGCCTACACCGATAAATCCAGGCGGGACGATGCAGCCCTGCTCAATGCCTGCCGTATGTATATCGCCTTGGGGGAATACGAAAAAGCCGGGACCTGTGTCGGCGCCATACTTGGCTCAAACCAGGACCCAGGCATGCTTGCCAGGGCCCGCCTTCTCCAGGCTCAGCTTGAAGCCTTTGAAAAAAACGATCCCCGGCCCTTGGCTCCCTTTATAGCCGATCCTGCCTATGCAGCCCAAAGGCCGGAAATCTACTATACCCTCTGGCAAATTTCAGGCTCTTCTTCCTGGAAAAGCAAGCTGCTGGCCGAATACCCCCAAAGCCCCGAGTCCCGTATGGCCTCCGGCGCTATAGCCCAGGCCGCTACCCCCCAATGGCTCCTTTTCCCCGGCCGCGATTCCATAGCAACCGCATCTTCGCAGACCGCAGCCCCTTCAACCGCCCCCTCCTCTGGAGGCGAACCTCAACCCGCGATCTCGGCAGGGGGTTCTCCGGGCATACTCCAGACCGGCCTCTTCGGACGGGAGGCCAACGCCCAGGCCATGGCCGATGTTCTTAAGCAGGCAGGTTTCCAGCCCCAGGTAACCCGCCGCCGGGTAAACGGCAGCGAATACTGGGCTGTAATGGTTCCTGCGGGATCAAGCATGGGCGCAACCATAATGCAGCTAAAAAACGCGGGGTTTGAATCCTTCCCTGTATTTGAATAA
- the miaB gene encoding tRNA (N6-isopentenyl adenosine(37)-C2)-methylthiotransferase MiaB, with the protein MKYFFETYGCQMNSAESAALGLAARERGWEEAESAEDANLVLLNTCTVRATAEQRVMGRLAHYESLKKKRRAGGAPSFTLVIAGCVAQRLGDSLKEKFPAIDYVMGTSARSFFPLILEAAEQHREAIETGEKPDFAFSSSHLEEGQFRAFIPIMHGCNNFCSYCIVPYVRGREISRSPASILDEIRMVGEKGVKEITLLGQNVNSYNWVPGTILDFPGLLELIAEYLEKERSPIRWVRFLSSHPKDLSPRAIQVMAGHKVFCRHLHLCVQHGSNSMLKAMNRRYTREHYLELVSELRAAMPGLTLSTDLLIGFPGETEEDLEETFSLMEEVKFLYAYTYHYNPREGTAAYDLQNRIPESVKRNRLARVIKLQQQHTAELLKGRLGAETEVLIEGISHKNADELITRTERDEMAVVPGKAAWLGHFGHLVLSDLKGMTFRAKEITLTDR; encoded by the coding sequence TTGAAATACTTTTTTGAAACCTATGGCTGCCAGATGAATTCAGCCGAGTCCGCTGCCCTGGGGCTTGCAGCCCGGGAACGGGGCTGGGAGGAAGCTGAATCCGCTGAAGATGCGAACCTCGTGCTTCTCAACACCTGCACTGTCAGGGCTACAGCCGAACAACGGGTCATGGGCCGCCTTGCCCATTACGAATCCCTCAAGAAAAAGCGCCGTGCCGGGGGGGCGCCCTCTTTTACCCTGGTAATCGCAGGCTGCGTTGCCCAGCGCCTTGGGGACAGCCTCAAAGAAAAATTCCCCGCCATAGATTATGTAATGGGCACTTCAGCCCGTTCTTTTTTTCCCCTCATACTTGAAGCGGCGGAGCAGCACCGCGAAGCAATAGAAACAGGGGAAAAGCCGGATTTTGCTTTTTCCTCCTCCCACCTTGAAGAGGGCCAGTTCAGGGCTTTTATCCCCATCATGCACGGGTGCAACAATTTCTGCTCCTACTGCATAGTGCCCTATGTCCGGGGCAGGGAAATTTCGAGAAGCCCCGCCTCTATCCTGGACGAAATCCGCATGGTGGGCGAGAAAGGCGTAAAAGAAATCACCCTCCTGGGGCAGAACGTCAATTCGTACAATTGGGTGCCTGGCACCATTTTGGATTTCCCTGGGCTTCTTGAGCTTATCGCCGAATACCTTGAAAAAGAAAGAAGCCCCATACGCTGGGTGCGCTTCCTTTCCAGCCACCCCAAGGATCTTTCACCCAGGGCGATTCAGGTCATGGCCGGGCATAAGGTGTTTTGCCGGCATCTTCACCTCTGCGTTCAGCACGGTTCCAACTCCATGCTCAAGGCTATGAACCGCCGTTATACCCGGGAACACTATCTGGAGCTGGTATCGGAGCTTCGGGCTGCCATGCCGGGCCTCACCCTTTCCACGGATTTGCTCATAGGCTTCCCCGGCGAGACCGAGGAGGATCTGGAAGAAACTTTCTCCCTTATGGAAGAAGTAAAATTCCTCTATGCCTATACCTACCACTATAACCCCCGTGAGGGGACAGCGGCCTATGATCTCCAAAACCGCATCCCGGAGAGTGTCAAGCGCAATCGTCTTGCCAGGGTCATAAAGCTTCAGCAGCAGCATACCGCCGAACTCCTCAAGGGAAGGCTAGGGGCAGAAACCGAGGTGTTAATTGAGGGAATTTCGCATAAAAATGCCGATGAATTAATAACACGCACAGAAAGGGACGAAATGGCTGTTGTGCCTGGCAAAGCAGCCTGGCTCGGCCATTTTGGGCATCTGGTTCTGTCGGATTTGAAAGGGATGACTTTCAGGGCCAAAGAAATCACCCTGACTGATAGATAA
- the folE2 gene encoding GTP cyclohydrolase FolE2, which translates to MKDLKTIPDVQNQADHRDVPLAKVGIKGLEYPITVLDRENKIQHTSAKVDLYADLPRHFKGTHMSRFIEIFHQYREDLSMPRFLDMLNAIRKELEAESAFGSLNFPYFIEKKAPISGLPGIMSYQCRYQGWVNRQDSGNSSRKGKHFTVAVSVPVTTVCPCSKAISDRGAHNQRGIVTVELELGPFFWIEDIIALVEKAASSPVYSLLKREDEKFITEQAYDNPKFVEDLVRDVYIDIKGLNQFPRFSVEAENFESIHNHSAFAYAEFGEHNRE; encoded by the coding sequence GTGAAAGATCTTAAAACCATCCCGGATGTGCAAAACCAGGCGGATCACCGGGACGTGCCCCTGGCCAAAGTCGGCATCAAGGGCCTCGAATATCCTATCACTGTATTGGACAGGGAGAATAAAATTCAGCATACCTCGGCCAAGGTGGATCTTTACGCCGACCTTCCCCGGCATTTCAAAGGTACCCACATGAGTCGCTTTATCGAAATTTTCCACCAGTACCGGGAGGATCTTTCAATGCCCCGGTTTTTGGACATGCTTAATGCCATACGGAAAGAGCTTGAGGCTGAATCCGCCTTTGGGTCCCTCAATTTTCCTTATTTTATAGAAAAAAAAGCCCCTATATCCGGGCTGCCCGGGATTATGAGCTACCAGTGCCGGTATCAGGGTTGGGTAAACCGCCAGGATTCCGGCAATAGTTCCAGGAAGGGGAAGCACTTTACCGTTGCGGTTTCAGTGCCGGTGACCACGGTCTGCCCCTGTTCCAAGGCTATTTCCGACCGGGGCGCCCATAACCAGCGGGGCATAGTCACAGTGGAGCTTGAGCTCGGGCCCTTCTTCTGGATAGAGGACATCATCGCCCTGGTGGAAAAAGCCGCTTCAAGTCCGGTGTATTCCCTGCTCAAACGGGAAGATGAAAAATTTATCACCGAACAGGCCTATGACAATCCGAAATTTGTTGAAGATTTGGTCAGGGATGTGTATATTGATATAAAGGGCCTCAATCAGTTTCCGCGCTTTTCGGTAGAGGCGGAGAATTTTGAGAGTATCCATAATCATAGCGCCTTTGCCTATGCTGAATTTGGGGAGCACAATCGTGAATGA